The Streptomyces sp. NBC_00691 genome has a segment encoding these proteins:
- a CDS encoding lipid II:glycine glycyltransferase FemX has protein sequence MSALLVTAAPTERRALRLGQVTPEVYRAFLASRSGADGPSFLQVPAWAQVKDGWQHQLVGWGTESGELTGVALVLLRPFPGTRKYFAYLPEGPVADWADPDIDSWLSPLLGHLRSCGAFAVRIGPGPAYRRWNAATVKAAAGPGRRLSDVLADEVDPLGTAVSERLRARGWRRCGGESEDGADAQPRHVFQVPLTGRTPDDLWTGLNQEWRRNVRKARKSGVEITVGSAADLPEFYRLLRITEERDGFRLGRSLAYYERQYAVLNAEHPGRMKLYLARHEGEILAAHTMVAVGGRVWYQTGASADHRREVRPSNALQWRMMLDAHALGAAVYDLRGVPSTLDPGDRAHGLLRWKLGTGGQVVETLGEWETPMQGTTNHALFRAFQAYMARR, from the coding sequence GTGTCAGCCCTGCTCGTGACGGCCGCACCCACCGAGCGCCGCGCCCTGCGGCTCGGCCAGGTGACCCCCGAGGTCTACCGCGCCTTCCTCGCGTCCCGCTCCGGTGCGGACGGGCCCAGCTTCCTCCAGGTCCCTGCCTGGGCCCAGGTGAAGGACGGCTGGCAGCACCAACTGGTCGGCTGGGGAACGGAGTCCGGTGAACTGACCGGCGTCGCCCTCGTCCTCCTGCGGCCGTTCCCCGGCACCCGCAAGTACTTCGCCTACCTGCCCGAAGGCCCCGTCGCCGACTGGGCCGACCCCGACATCGACAGCTGGCTCTCCCCGCTCCTCGGCCACCTCCGCTCCTGCGGCGCCTTCGCCGTACGCATCGGCCCAGGGCCCGCCTACCGGCGGTGGAACGCCGCCACCGTCAAGGCCGCCGCCGGCCCCGGCCGCCGGCTCTCCGACGTCCTCGCCGACGAGGTCGACCCGCTGGGGACCGCCGTCTCCGAACGCCTCCGCGCACGGGGCTGGCGCCGCTGCGGCGGGGAGTCGGAGGACGGCGCCGACGCCCAGCCCCGGCACGTCTTCCAGGTGCCGCTCACCGGCCGCACCCCCGACGACCTGTGGACCGGCCTCAACCAGGAATGGCGGCGCAACGTCCGCAAGGCCCGCAAGTCCGGGGTCGAGATCACCGTCGGATCCGCCGCCGACCTCCCCGAGTTCTACCGGCTGCTCCGCATCACCGAGGAGCGCGACGGCTTCCGGCTCGGCCGCTCCCTCGCCTACTACGAGCGCCAGTACGCCGTCCTCAACGCCGAGCACCCCGGCCGGATGAAGCTCTACCTGGCCCGCCACGAGGGCGAGATCCTCGCCGCCCACACCATGGTCGCCGTGGGCGGACGCGTCTGGTACCAGACCGGGGCCTCCGCCGACCACCGTCGCGAGGTCCGCCCCTCCAACGCCCTCCAGTGGCGCATGATGCTCGACGCCCACGCCCTCGGCGCCGCCGTCTACGACCTGCGCGGGGTACCCTCCACCCTCGACCCGGGCGACCGTGCCCACGGACTGCTCCGCTGGAAGCTCGGCACGGGCGGACAGGTCGTCGAGACGCTGGGGGAGTGGGAGACACCGATGCAGGGCACGACCAACCACGCGCTGTTCCGCGCCTTCCAGGCGTACATGGCCCGCCGATGA
- a CDS encoding ATP-binding protein — MKACVTPDEDTGHEGHGGYGGHGGHDGQGGHGGRADHDGHGTSRRGRASRSGGRSPRLRPHPFGLRTRLVLAFLLVAMVGCGTTAALTYRAARNAILEQTQDTAVSAFREQVEGLGVSLPVEPAMLRDSLMQIARQGKPRTWRVYAEYGTLRVSSTDRPSSSVITPELRARAADDEAVPHGSFQRVVKNGTPYLTIAVPAVFLARSAEGPPQRTGLVFYAVMELDEEEANIEAMVTAARDGALPALAIALIPALIAARGVLRPVRELRHAAHSMGRGRLDTRIHAEGSDELADLARTFNESAAELERSVAELRNAEARARRFASDVSHELRTPLAGMLAVTEVLDEDAGSLDSDTARAVRLISAETGKLAVLVEDLMEISRFDARAAELHTDEVDAADCVRKTLQHRHWTDPAQVVPYLAEGIRARLDPRRFDVVVANLVGNALRHGGAPVTVRLWAEEDRLVTEVADRGPGIHPDVLPHVFDRFYKADQARTRSAGSGLGLAITLENVRLHGGTVTAANDPDGGAVFTVRMPL, encoded by the coding sequence GTGAAGGCCTGCGTCACCCCGGACGAGGACACCGGGCACGAGGGACACGGAGGGTACGGGGGACACGGGGGGCACGACGGTCAGGGTGGACACGGGGGACGCGCCGACCACGACGGTCACGGGACGTCCCGGCGGGGGCGCGCGTCCCGGAGCGGGGGCCGGAGCCCCCGCCTGCGGCCGCACCCCTTCGGGCTCCGCACCCGGCTCGTCCTCGCCTTCCTGCTCGTCGCCATGGTCGGCTGCGGCACCACCGCCGCCCTCACCTACCGCGCCGCCCGCAACGCCATCCTGGAACAGACCCAGGACACCGCCGTCTCCGCCTTCCGCGAGCAGGTCGAAGGCCTCGGCGTCAGCCTGCCCGTCGAACCCGCCATGCTGCGGGACTCGCTCATGCAGATCGCCCGCCAGGGCAAGCCCCGCACCTGGCGGGTCTACGCCGAGTACGGCACCCTCCGGGTCTCCTCCACCGACCGGCCCTCCTCGTCCGTCATCACGCCGGAGCTGCGGGCCCGCGCCGCCGACGACGAGGCCGTCCCGCACGGCAGCTTCCAGCGGGTGGTCAAGAACGGCACGCCGTACCTGACGATCGCCGTTCCCGCCGTCTTCCTGGCCCGTTCGGCCGAGGGCCCGCCGCAGCGCACCGGTCTCGTGTTCTATGCCGTCATGGAACTCGACGAGGAGGAGGCGAACATCGAGGCGATGGTCACGGCCGCGCGCGACGGCGCCCTGCCCGCGCTCGCCATCGCCCTGATCCCCGCCCTGATCGCCGCGCGCGGCGTGCTGCGGCCCGTACGGGAGCTCCGCCACGCGGCCCACAGCATGGGCCGAGGCCGGCTCGACACCCGTATCCACGCCGAGGGCAGCGACGAACTCGCCGACCTCGCGCGGACGTTCAACGAGTCCGCCGCCGAGCTGGAACGTTCCGTCGCGGAACTCCGCAACGCCGAGGCCCGCGCCCGCCGCTTCGCCTCCGACGTCTCGCACGAACTCCGTACCCCGCTCGCCGGGATGCTCGCCGTCACCGAGGTCCTCGACGAGGACGCCGGGAGCCTCGACAGCGACACCGCCCGCGCCGTCCGCCTGATCAGTGCCGAAACCGGCAAGCTCGCCGTGCTCGTCGAAGACCTCATGGAGATCTCCCGCTTCGACGCCCGCGCCGCCGAGCTGCACACCGACGAGGTGGACGCCGCCGACTGCGTCCGCAAGACCCTCCAGCACCGGCACTGGACCGATCCGGCGCAGGTGGTCCCGTACCTCGCGGAGGGGATCAGGGCCCGGCTCGACCCGCGCCGCTTCGACGTCGTCGTCGCCAACCTCGTGGGGAACGCTCTGCGGCACGGCGGGGCGCCGGTGACGGTCCGGCTGTGGGCGGAGGAGGACCGGCTGGTGACGGAGGTCGCCGACCGGGGTCCCGGCATCCACCCGGACGTCCTGCCGCATGTGTTCGACCGCTTCTACAAGGCGGACCAGGCCCGTACCCGTTCGGCGGGCAGCGGCCTCGGGCTCGCGATCACCCTGGAGAACGTACGGCTCCACGGAGGCACCGTCACGGCCGCCAACGACCCCGACGGCGGGGCGGTCTTCACGGTGCGGATGCCGCTGTGA
- a CDS encoding L,D-transpeptidase family protein produces MLRIRTPRPVLAAVALSVSLTACTAQAASGPAGTDAGDPAKSRPAKVTVVDPAAGVPVTVTATGGTISEVKVVDADGGSLAGRAAAGGARWVSDRKAAPGTQYTVEVTSRTADGKESTTRSSFRTAAADKVNKLTLAPGKNTTVGIGHPVSIVFDLPVTKKADVEKQLKVTTSNATEGSWGWVKDYSGRDRADWRPRTYWKPGTKVTLEADLNGTDSGGGWFVRDYRTGFTVGSAQIVKVDLDRHRLTLDKDGRTVRTIPVSGGTPGGDKRSWRGTAVLMAKEGTINMNSETVGLGDAYDKDVDYSMRLTWSGMYAHAAPWNAAYFGNANKSSGCIGMSDEDAASFYGAVNVGDPFEITGKDTKGTVDEGNGYGAWNVSWEQWKKKSALA; encoded by the coding sequence GTGCTGCGCATACGCACTCCCCGTCCCGTTCTCGCGGCAGTCGCGCTGAGCGTCTCCCTGACGGCCTGTACGGCTCAGGCGGCGAGCGGACCGGCGGGGACGGACGCCGGGGACCCTGCGAAGTCTCGGCCGGCGAAGGTGACGGTCGTGGACCCGGCGGCCGGTGTCCCGGTGACGGTGACCGCGACGGGCGGCACGATCTCCGAGGTGAAGGTCGTGGACGCGGACGGCGGTTCGCTCGCGGGGCGCGCGGCGGCGGGCGGCGCCCGCTGGGTCTCGGACCGCAAGGCGGCGCCGGGCACGCAGTACACCGTGGAGGTCACCTCGCGTACGGCCGACGGCAAGGAGTCGACGACCAGGTCCTCCTTCCGTACGGCCGCGGCGGACAAGGTCAACAAGCTGACCCTCGCGCCCGGCAAGAACACGACCGTCGGCATCGGCCACCCCGTCTCGATCGTCTTCGACCTGCCGGTGACGAAGAAGGCGGACGTCGAGAAGCAGCTCAAGGTGACCACCTCGAACGCGACCGAGGGGTCCTGGGGCTGGGTCAAGGACTACTCCGGCCGCGACAGGGCGGACTGGCGCCCCCGTACGTACTGGAAGCCCGGCACGAAGGTCACCCTGGAAGCGGACCTGAACGGCACGGACTCGGGCGGCGGTTGGTTCGTACGGGACTACCGCACCGGCTTCACGGTCGGCTCCGCGCAGATCGTCAAGGTCGACCTGGACCGTCATCGGCTGACCCTGGACAAGGACGGGCGGACGGTCCGTACGATCCCGGTCTCCGGCGGCACCCCGGGCGGCGACAAGCGGTCCTGGCGGGGCACCGCCGTGCTGATGGCGAAGGAGGGGACCATCAACATGAACTCGGAGACGGTCGGGCTCGGGGACGCGTACGACAAGGACGTCGACTACTCGATGCGGCTGACCTGGTCGGGCATGTACGCGCACGCGGCCCCGTGGAACGCGGCGTACTTCGGCAACGCCAACAAGAGCTCGGGCTGCATCGGCATGAGCGACGAGGACGCCGCGTCCTTCTACGGCGCGGTGAACGTCGGCGACCCCTTCGAGATCACCGGCAAGGACACCAAGGGAACGGTCGACGAGGGCAACGGCTACGGGGCGTGGAACGTGAGCTGGGAGCAGTGGAAGAAGAAGAGCGCCCTCGCCTGA
- a CDS encoding response regulator transcription factor — protein MPRVLLIEDDPSVREGVELGLRRRGHEVRTAATGEAGLDALAEFRPDLLLLDLMLPGINGVQVCRRVRESSQLPIIMLTARGDDFDVVIGLEAGADDYIVKPARTEVIEARIRAVLRRIEEPAGGRAAVEFHGDLAVDRAGLTVAKAGERIALAPSELKLLLHLTAAPEQVFSRQQLLEHVWEHSYHGDARLVDACVRRLRNKIEDTPGEPRYIQTLRGFGYRFGPLGPL, from the coding sequence ATGCCCCGCGTGCTCCTGATAGAAGACGACCCCTCCGTCCGTGAAGGCGTCGAGCTCGGGCTCCGCCGCCGCGGGCACGAGGTGCGCACCGCCGCCACCGGGGAGGCCGGGCTCGACGCGCTCGCGGAGTTCCGGCCGGATCTGCTGCTGCTCGACCTCATGCTGCCGGGCATCAACGGCGTCCAGGTCTGCCGCCGGGTCCGCGAGAGCAGCCAGCTGCCGATCATCATGCTGACCGCCCGCGGGGACGACTTCGACGTCGTCATCGGTCTGGAGGCCGGCGCCGACGACTACATCGTCAAGCCCGCCCGTACCGAGGTCATCGAGGCGCGGATCCGGGCCGTCCTGCGCCGTATCGAGGAGCCGGCCGGCGGCCGGGCCGCCGTCGAGTTCCACGGGGACCTGGCCGTCGACCGGGCCGGTCTCACCGTCGCCAAGGCCGGCGAGCGGATCGCCCTCGCACCCTCCGAGCTGAAACTGCTGCTCCATCTCACGGCCGCGCCCGAGCAGGTGTTCAGCCGGCAGCAGCTCCTCGAACACGTCTGGGAGCACAGCTACCACGGGGACGCCCGGCTGGTCGACGCCTGCGTCCGCCGACTGCGGAACAAGATCGAGGACACCCCGGGGGAACCCCGCTACATCCAGACCCTGCGCGGCTTCGGCTACCGCTTCGGTCCGCTCGGGCCGTTGTGA
- the murJ gene encoding murein biosynthesis integral membrane protein MurJ, whose product MTATLTAERPGRGRAKAKPSALRSGAVMAAGSLVSRATGFVRAAVVAAALGAAAVADGYAVGNTVPTIIYTLLLGGALNAVFVPELVKAAKEHEDGGVAYTDRLLTLCALALVALTAGAVLAAPLIVDTYTDYTGEQRETTLAFARACLPQIFFLGLFTLLGQVLNARGRFGAMMWTPVLNNVVVVSVFALFLVVGDGGSLTPGETALLGWGTTAGIVLQALALVPSLRAARFRWRPRFDWRGSGLATPLRSAGWLVLLVLTNQGAYWVTTLLATSAGGTVSGGGLAAYNNAYLLWSVPHGIITVSLVTALLPRMSAAAADGDLAGVRRDVSYALRTSQAAVVPAACALLALAVPLMTVVFRYGATSDDDIRAMSWILMAFAPGLVALSGQYVCNRAFYALRDTRTPFLLNLVIAGLNAGLSFAAYHHLPTRWAVTGMAAGYSLALWAGWGLTAYVLRRRLKGSAPASGGAGGPASGGSVPALARLLAAAVPAAGYGLLIADLTGPAGALPSGIAGALTVLTVFAVLAGPLRLTEVQALVSAAGGRLRGLAHRT is encoded by the coding sequence ATGACGGCCACGCTCACCGCGGAGAGGCCCGGCAGGGGCCGGGCGAAGGCCAAGCCGTCCGCGCTGCGCAGCGGCGCGGTCATGGCCGCCGGCTCGCTCGTCTCCCGGGCCACCGGCTTCGTCCGCGCCGCCGTCGTCGCCGCGGCGCTCGGTGCGGCCGCCGTCGCCGACGGCTACGCGGTCGGCAACACCGTCCCCACCATCATCTACACGCTCCTGCTCGGCGGCGCCCTCAACGCCGTCTTCGTCCCCGAGCTGGTCAAGGCCGCCAAGGAGCACGAGGACGGCGGAGTCGCCTACACGGACCGGCTGCTCACCCTCTGCGCGCTCGCCCTCGTCGCCCTCACGGCCGGCGCGGTCCTCGCCGCGCCCCTGATCGTCGACACGTACACCGACTACACCGGCGAGCAGCGGGAGACGACCCTCGCCTTCGCGCGCGCGTGCCTGCCGCAGATCTTCTTCCTCGGCCTGTTCACCCTGCTCGGGCAGGTCCTCAACGCGCGGGGCCGCTTCGGCGCCATGATGTGGACGCCCGTCCTCAACAACGTGGTCGTCGTCTCCGTCTTCGCCCTGTTCCTCGTGGTCGGCGACGGTGGCTCCCTCACCCCCGGGGAGACCGCGCTGCTCGGCTGGGGCACCACCGCCGGCATCGTGCTCCAGGCCCTCGCCCTCGTGCCCTCGCTGCGCGCCGCCCGCTTCCGCTGGCGGCCCCGCTTCGACTGGCGCGGCAGCGGCCTCGCCACCCCGCTGCGCTCGGCGGGCTGGCTGGTCCTGCTGGTCCTCACCAACCAAGGCGCGTACTGGGTGACCACCCTGCTCGCCACCTCGGCCGGCGGCACCGTCAGCGGCGGCGGTCTCGCCGCGTACAACAACGCCTATCTGCTGTGGTCCGTCCCGCACGGCATCATCACGGTCTCCCTCGTCACCGCGCTGCTGCCCCGGATGAGCGCCGCTGCCGCCGACGGCGACCTCGCGGGGGTCCGCCGGGACGTCTCGTACGCCCTGCGGACCAGCCAGGCCGCGGTCGTCCCGGCGGCCTGCGCCCTCCTCGCGCTCGCCGTCCCGCTGATGACGGTCGTCTTCCGGTACGGGGCGACCAGCGACGACGACATCCGCGCGATGTCCTGGATCCTGATGGCCTTCGCGCCCGGACTCGTCGCCCTCTCCGGGCAGTACGTCTGCAACCGCGCCTTCTACGCGCTGCGGGACACCCGCACCCCGTTCCTGCTCAACCTGGTGATCGCCGGGCTCAACGCGGGGCTGTCGTTCGCCGCGTACCACCACCTGCCCACCCGGTGGGCCGTCACCGGCATGGCCGCCGGCTACTCGCTCGCACTCTGGGCGGGCTGGGGCCTCACGGCGTACGTGCTGAGGAGGCGGCTCAAGGGGAGCGCCCCGGCGTCGGGGGGAGCGGGCGGTCCCGCCTCCGGCGGCTCCGTCCCCGCGCTCGCGCGGCTGCTGGCCGCCGCCGTGCCCGCCGCGGGCTACGGACTCCTGATCGCCGACCTCACCGGGCCGGCCGGCGCCCTGCCCTCGGGGATCGCCGGGGCGCTGACCGTCCTCACGGTCTTCGCCGTCCTCGCCGGGCCCCTGCGGCTCACCGAGGTCCAGGCCCTCGTGTCGGCCGCCGGCGGCCGGCTGCGCGGCCTCGCCCACCGCACCTGA